The genomic DNA ACTGCCGAACCTGCTGGGTGTGCACCTGGCGCCCAATGGCTTTTTGCAGGGTGCGGTGCTGACATTGTTTCTGTGCCTGTGCTCGATCGTTGCGTCGTCATTGCTGGGCTTCATCACCGCCCTGGCGCGGCTGTCCAGCAGCGCGGTGGCATTCGGCATCGCCAGTTTCTACGCGTCGTTCTTTCGCGGCACGCCCCTGCTGATCCAGATCCTGTTGATCTACTTGGGCCTGCCCCAACTGGGCGTGGTCCCAGGTGCGATTGCCGCCGGGATCATCGCTCTGTCGTTGAACTACGGCGCCTACCTGAGCGAGATCTTCCGCGCCGGCATTCTCGGCGTCCCCAATGGCCAACGCGAAGCCTCACTCGCCCTGGGCCTGAGCGAAACCGTGATCTTCTGGCGCGTCACCCTGCCCCAGGCCATGCGCACCATCATCCCGCCGACCACCAACCAATTCATCTCCATGCTCAAGGACTCTTCGTTGATCTCGGTGATGGGGGTTTGGGAGGTGATGTTCTTGGCGCAGTCTTATGGTCGCTCCAGCTATCGGTATATCGAGATGCTGACGACGGCGGCGATTATTTACTGGTTGATGTCCATTGCGTTGGAGCTGATTCAAGCGCGGATGGAGCGGCATTATGGGAAGGCTTATCTGAATAATCGTTGAGCTGAGGTGGGATTTTAAGGTCGCCTGACGTGCAGCCGAATCGCTAGCAAGTGAAGCTTGGAGATCACACCCACCGATGCCCCCCCCAACACTTCCAGCGCATCGCAACCATCCTGCAACAACAGATGCGCGGCGTTGGCGAAATACTCCAGGTCATAACCCTAATGCTGCCGCGTCCGACCAAATTTGATCTGCATGACCTGTAGACGCCCCTCAGACTTCAATCAAACAGAAAGATCTACACATGCTGTAGGGCAATGCCTCAGTCCATGGAAGCCACCGCAACGATGCCTTGGTCGCAGCAAAGGCAGCCTACAGATTTCATCCGCTGTATCTTGCCCACCGCAAGGAGATGGCTGGCATCGCGTTCCGGGGTGAATTTTTAAAGTGCGGGTTCCCTTTATGAGAGACCGCACGATGCCTACCCCACCTGTGTACCCACTCCGACACCTCGCCCTGGCGATTGCCTTGGCGCTCGGTTGCGCCGATGTTTCGATGGCCCGGCAATCGACCCATGATGCTGTTGCTACCCCCTCTGAAACAGCCCCCCAGCCGCAAACCCAACCCGAAAATTCGACCAAGGCGTCCAGCAGACCGCCCAAGTTCACGACTATGGAAGGCGAATGGTCGCGCGACATCAGTTTCAGCCATAAAGGCCGGGTTGCGGCGGACACCCAATTTCGCAACCTCGGCCAAATTGGTGCCGAAATAGAGGTTGCCGGCGACTTTCAGAACGAGGGAAGCGTGAGCAAGTCTGTTTTCGTGGACCAGACTGGCACGTTTAGCGGTCCTGGCACCGTCAACGCGCTGAAGGTGCAAGGCCAGTTGGCGGTCGACCCCGAGAGAGGGGCGCCTACGATCAAAAGGAATCTTGAATTGGCGCCAGGCGCAACATTGCTCTACGGCATCCATCCAAACGGCGGCAGCGCCACGATCAAAGTCGGCGGCACCGCGAAACTGGGCAATGCATCGCTGAAAATCGTCAACGTGCCCGGTGAATACATCGACACCAGCAATCACGTCGTGATCGATGCAAAGAAGGTGGATGGAGAGTTCGGGGCGATCGTCAATGAACTTGCGTTCATGACAGCGACGGTGGACTACACCGCAAAACAGGTGGGCCTGACCTACACGCGTAATAAAGTTCCGTTTGAAGATGCAGCAACCACGGACAACGCACGAAAATTCGTGGCCAGTATCGAGGAGCCGCAACAGGTGGCACCGCCAGAGCCAAGCCCCATTGTCGCCCCGGCCATCGCTCAGGTGTCTGCGGTTAAGCCAGACAACCATGGCGCGACACACATTCCCACCGAACCACCAAGAACCATCAATACCGCAGCACAACCCAATACCGCCATCAATGCCCTGCTCGGCACCAATATGATTACGGCGGCCAACGCCATTGATCAACTGAGTGGCTACCACACCGCTGAACTGGGCAACGCCATCTTGAGCAGCGTCGCACCGACCAGCACCGGCGTGCTCTCGGCCATGGACTCGACACAAGCAGGAAACACACGGGGCGACGGTCAGGTCTGGGTCCAGGCCATCGGCAACAACGGCCGCCTCGCCAAGCAATTGGGCAGCTATGCCCTTAAACATTCGACAAAGGGCCTGATGCTGGGAACCGACTGGGCCATCAGCCCCAATTGGCGACTGGGCATCATCGGCAGCAAGACCCAGACACGACTGGACAGCTATCAATTCGACGGAGCACTCGACAGTTGGCTCGTAGGTGCCTATGCCTTGCGCCAGGACGGTCCGCTGGCGCTGCGCCTGGGCGCTGTTTATGGCAATCATGACGGCAGCACCAAGCGCCATGTCGTGTTCAATGGATTCAGGGACCGCCTCAAGGGTCGTTACAACGCCACAACGCAACAGGTCTTTGGACAGGTCGGCTACAACCTGGACGTCGGACAATTCGATATAGAGCCCTACGTCCAAGTGGGCTACCAACGCTATCAACGCGACGCCTACTCGGAAAAAGGTGGCGACGCCGCGTTGCAGTACAACGGCCAAACCCAGGAACACTACAACAGCGAACTGGGCCTGCGCCTCGCCCGTCCTTTTGTCTTCGACCAAGGCATGCGATTGACGCCGTGCGTCGATGTCGGCTGGAAACACCTATACGGCGACATCAGGGGCAGCTCCCATCAACGCCTGGCTAACGGCGGCAATGTCTACCTCATCAAAGGAGTCGAGCTGGACCGCGACAGCCTTCTCTTGCAAGCAGGACTGGACCTGGCCGTATCGCCACGTCATACCCTGGGACTGAACTACAGCGGCGAAACAGGGCAGGACAACCGCAACGGTGCGCTGATGGGGCAGTGGCGAATGATGTTCTGACCTTCTCGCGGGCAAAAAAAAGGGGAGCACATGCCCCCCCGAGGTTAAAACGTTGTATCGAGGCTGTTCAGTCAGCCTTCGATCTCGATCAGGATCTCGCCCGGGTTGACCCGGTCGCCCTTGGCCACATGAATGGCGGTGACCTTGCCGGCGATGGCCGCCTGCACTTCGGTTTCCATCTTCATGGCTTCAGTGATCAGCACCGCTTGGCCGGCCTTCACCACGTCGCCCTCCTTGACCAGGACATCGACGATGTTGCCCGGCATGGTGGTGCTGACATGGCCCGGCGCAGTGGCTTGCTTGCGCTTGCTGCTGCCGCCGCTGACAAACTCATTGAGCGGTTCGAACACGACCTCTTCCGGCATGCCATCGATGGACAGGTAGAAGTGACGCTTGCCTTCGGCCTTGACGCCTACACCAGTGATGTCGACGCGGTAGGTTTCGCCGTGAACGTCGATGACGAACTCGGTCGGCACGCCTTCGCCGCCTGCGGAGCTGACGCTGCCCGCCTCGGGGATCGGCAGCAGCACTTCCGGAGTCAGGGTGCCGGCGTCGCGTTCTTCGAGGAACTTGCGACCGATGTCCGGGAACATGGCATAGGTCAGCACGTCCTCTTCGGACTTGGCCAGCGCACCGATTTCGCCACGCAGCTTGGTCATTTCCGGCTTGAGCAAATCGGCCGGACGCACGTCGATCACCTCTTCACTGCCGATGGCCTGGCGACGCAGCTTTTCACTCACCGAGCCCGGCGCCTTGCCGTAGCCGCCCTGCAGGTAGAGCTTCACTTCGTTGGTGATGGTCTTGTAGCGCTCACCGGCCAACACGTTGAAGAACGCCTGGGTGCCGACGATCTGCGAGGTCGGGGTCACCAGCGGCGGGAAGCCGAGGTCTTCGCGCACGCGCGGGATCTCCGCCAGCACTTCGTTCATTCGGTTCAGTGCGCCCTGCTCTTTCAACTGGTTGGCGAGGTTGGAAATCATCCCGCCCGGTACCTGGTTGACCTGGACGCGGGTGTCTACGGCGGTGAACTCGCTTTCGAACTGGTGGTACTTCTTGCGTACGGCGTAGAAGTACAGGCCGATTTCCTGCAACAGCTCCAGGTCCAGCCCCGTGTCGAACTCACTGCCTTTAAGGGCCGCGACCATCGACTCGGTGCCCGGATGGCTGGTGCCCCAGGCGAAGCTGGAGATCGCGGTGTCAATGTGATCGGCACCGTTTTCGATAGCCTTGAGCTGGCACATCGCGGCCAGGCCGGCGGTGTCGTGGGAGTGGATGAACACCGGCAACGATTGCTCGGCCTTCAGCGCTTTCACCAGTTCGCCGGTGGCATACGGGGTCAGCAGGCCGGCCATGTCCTTGATCGCCACCGAGTCGCAACCCATGGCTTCCATCTGCTTGGCCTGGGCCACGAACGCGTCGATGGTGTGCACTGGGCTGGTGGTGTAGGCGATGGTGCCCTGGGCGTGCTTGCCGGCGGCCTTCACCGCCTCGATGGCGACCCGCAGGTTACGCACGTCGTTCATCGCATCGAAAATACGGAACACGTCGATGCCGTTGACCGCAGCCTTGGCCACGAACGCCTTGACCACGTCATCGCTGTAATGGCGATAGCCCAGCAGGTTCTGGCCGCGCAGCAGCATTTGCAAGCGAGTGTTGGGCAGCGCCGCGCGCAGTTGGCGCAGGCGCTCCCACGGGTCTTCCTTCAGAAAGCGCACGCAGGCGTCGAATGTCGCGCCGCCCCAGACTTCCAGCGACCAATAGCCAACTTTGTCGAGCTTGTCGCAGATCGGCAGCATGTCTTCGGTGCGCATGCGGGTGGCAAGCAGCGATTGGTGGGCGTCGCGCAGGATTGTGTCGGTAACAAAGATCTTCTTGGACATGGTCATACTTCCTTACAGGCCTGCGTGGGCGGCAATGGCGGCGGCGATGGCCAGGGCCAGCTCTTCGGGTTTGCGCTTGATCGAGTAGTTGGTCAGCTCAGGGTGGCTTTCAACGAAGCTGGTATTGAACTGACCGCTGCGGAATTCCGGATTGCGCAGAATCTCCTGGTAATACGCGGCGGTGGTCTTGACCCCCTGCAGGCGCATGTCATCCAGGGCTCGCAGGCCACGGTCCATCGCTTCTTCCCAGGTCAACGCCCAGACCACCAGCTTCAGGCACATCGAATCGTAGAACGGCGGAATGGTGTAGCCGGGTGTAGATCGCTGTGTCGGTGCGCACACCCGGGCCGCCAGGGGCGTAGTAGCGGGTGATCTTGCCGAAGCTGGGCAGGAAGTTGTTTTTCGGGTCCTCGGCGTTGATACGGAACTGCAACGCAAAACCCCGGTGCAAGATGTCTTCCTGCTTGACCGACAGCGGCAACCCGGAGGCGATGCGGATCTGTTCGCGAACGATGTCGATACCGGTGATTTCTTCGGTGATGGTGTGTTCCACCTGCACCCGGGTGTTCATCTCCATGAAATACACCTCGCCTTCGGCGAGCAGGAACTCCACGGTGCCGGCGTTCTCGTAGCCCACTGCCTTGGCGGCGCGCACCGACAGATCGCCGATGTAGGCGCGCTGCTCGGGGGTCAGTTGCGGGCTCGGGGCGATTTCGATCAGCTTCTGGTTGCGGCGCTGGATCGAGCAGTCGCGTTCGAACAGGTGCACCACGTTGCCGAAACTGTCACCCAGGATCTGCGCTTCGATGTGCTTGGGATTGACGATACATTTTTCCAGGAACACTTCCGCCGAACCGAATGCCTTGGTGGCTTCGGAAATGACTCGCGGGAAGGCCTGTTCGAGTTCTTCGCGGCTGTTGCAACGACGGATACCGCGACCGCCGCCGCCAGACGTGGCCTTGAGCATCACCGGGTAACCGATCCGATCACCTTCGGTCAGCGCCTCTTCAATGCCCGATACGTTGCCTTCGGTGCCCGGCGTGACCGGCACACCGGCCTTGATCATGCTGCGGCGCGCTTCGGTCTTGTCGCCCATGCGACGAATGACTTCCGCCGAGGGGCCTATGAATTTGATGCCGCGTTCAGCGCAGATGTCCGCCAGCTCGGCGTTTT from Pseudomonas beijingensis includes the following:
- a CDS encoding autotransporter outer membrane beta-barrel domain-containing protein, whose protein sequence is MEGEWSRDISFSHKGRVAADTQFRNLGQIGAEIEVAGDFQNEGSVSKSVFVDQTGTFSGPGTVNALKVQGQLAVDPERGAPTIKRNLELAPGATLLYGIHPNGGSATIKVGGTAKLGNASLKIVNVPGEYIDTSNHVVIDAKKVDGEFGAIVNELAFMTATVDYTAKQVGLTYTRNKVPFEDAATTDNARKFVASIEEPQQVAPPEPSPIVAPAIAQVSAVKPDNHGATHIPTEPPRTINTAAQPNTAINALLGTNMITAANAIDQLSGYHTAELGNAILSSVAPTSTGVLSAMDSTQAGNTRGDGQVWVQAIGNNGRLAKQLGSYALKHSTKGLMLGTDWAISPNWRLGIIGSKTQTRLDSYQFDGALDSWLVGAYALRQDGPLALRLGAVYGNHDGSTKRHVVFNGFRDRLKGRYNATTQQVFGQVGYNLDVGQFDIEPYVQVGYQRYQRDAYSEKGGDAALQYNGQTQEHYNSELGLRLARPFVFDQGMRLTPCVDVGWKHLYGDIRGSSHQRLANGGNVYLIKGVELDRDSLLLQAGLDLAVSPRHTLGLNYSGETGQDNRNGALMGQWRMMF
- the oadA gene encoding sodium-extruding oxaloacetate decarboxylase subunit alpha; the protein is MSKKIFVTDTILRDAHQSLLATRMRTEDMLPICDKLDKVGYWSLEVWGGATFDACVRFLKEDPWERLRQLRAALPNTRLQMLLRGQNLLGYRHYSDDVVKAFVAKAAVNGIDVFRIFDAMNDVRNLRVAIEAVKAAGKHAQGTIAYTTSPVHTIDAFVAQAKQMEAMGCDSVAIKDMAGLLTPYATGELVKALKAEQSLPVFIHSHDTAGLAAMCQLKAIENGADHIDTAISSFAWGTSHPGTESMVAALKGSEFDTGLDLELLQEIGLYFYAVRKKYHQFESEFTAVDTRVQVNQVPGGMISNLANQLKEQGALNRMNEVLAEIPRVREDLGFPPLVTPTSQIVGTQAFFNVLAGERYKTITNEVKLYLQGGYGKAPGSVSEKLRRQAIGSEEVIDVRPADLLKPEMTKLRGEIGALAKSEEDVLTYAMFPDIGRKFLEERDAGTLTPEVLLPIPEAGSVSSAGGEGVPTEFVIDVHGETYRVDITGVGVKAEGKRHFYLSIDGMPEEVVFEPLNEFVSGGSSKRKQATAPGHVSTTMPGNIVDVLVKEGDVVKAGQAVLITEAMKMETEVQAAIAGKVTAIHVAKGDRVNPGEILIEIEG
- a CDS encoding amino acid ABC transporter permease — protein: MTSFPPPQPPPPVAESRLQKIFGFRTRLYLTWAAMLVLFASFFLSFDLKFSIILDKLPNLLGVHLAPNGFLQGAVLTLFLCLCSIVASSLLGFITALARLSSSAVAFGIASFYASFFRGTPLLIQILLIYLGLPQLGVVPGAIAAGIIALSLNYGAYLSEIFRAGILGVPNGQREASLALGLSETVIFWRVTLPQAMRTIIPPTTNQFISMLKDSSLISVMGVWEVMFLAQSYGRSSYRYIEMLTTAAIIYWLMSIALELIQARMERHYGKAYLNNR